A stretch of Henckelia pumila isolate YLH828 chromosome 4, ASM3356847v2, whole genome shotgun sequence DNA encodes these proteins:
- the LOC140865155 gene encoding uncharacterized protein isoform X2: MSLEVEVLESEESNSRKMEISKKVATKGRPTTVKELFGTGLLEGYPVFYNGGKRVVPPCQFEIHACKSQRRASQYICLENGKSLLDVVKECRKSSVKTLEETIHKFVGPMSVKESVVCMNCQGTFLAAASEVEPLCDSCMIIENSEIDTECANSRHLELASNLKSPKRSPLQISSRRGQQKIMKISSPHQPVPKFSGSALASHLKSSSDLRANGTMRDINTRKILKKCSNASLSRPLKSGSSHISMKSKSSSKVTKKYQTMHRMVFEDGGLPDGTEVAYYSNGKKLRDGYKMGWGIMCRCCRTLVSPSQFEAHAGRASHRKPYMHIYTSNGVSLHEFAVSMSKGHKLSADGGKLVLCDGCSGAFHEDEVMIYDVHVDVDFSSHLPKESRLFL, from the exons ATGTCTTTGGAAGTGGAGGTATTGGAGAGCGAGGAGTCGAATTCAAGGAAGATGGAGATTTCTAAGAAGGTTGCGACAAAAGGGAGGCCGACAACGGTGAAGGAGCTCTTTGGGACTGGATTGCTGGAAGGGTATCCAGTTTTCTACAATGGCGGCAAGAGG GTAGTTCCACCATGTCAGTTTGAGATCCATGCATGTAAATCACAGCGGCGTGCCTCACAGTATATATGCTTAGAGAATGGGAAAAGCCTCCTTGATGTTGTCAAAGAATGCCGAAAGTCATCTGTAAAGACATTAGAAGAGACAATTCATAAATTCGTAGGCCCTATGTCTGTGAAAGAATCTGTTGTTTGCATGAATTGCCAGG GAACATTTCTTGCAGCAGCTTCAGAAGTGGAACCGCTTTGTGATTCTTGCATGATTATTGAGAATTCAGAAATTGATACAGAATGTGCAAACTCTAG GCATTTAGAGTTAGCGTCTAATTTAAAATCTCCAAAAAGATCCCCATTGCAGATTTCATCAAGAAGGGGCCAGCAGAAGATAATGAAAAT TTCAAGTCCTCATCAACCAGTCCCAAAGTTTTCTGGAAGTGCTTTGGCAAGCCATTTGAAGTCATCTTCTGATTTACGTGCTAATGGAACCATGAGAGACATCAATACGAGAAAGATCTTAAAGAA GTGTTCAAATGCGTCACTCTCCAGGCCCTTAAAAAGTGGATCTTCACACATATCAATGAAATCAAAGAGTTCATCAAAAGTTACTAAAAA GTATCAGACAATGCATAGGATGGTCTTTGAAGATGGTGGATTACCAGATGGAACTGAAGTTGCTTATTATTCTAATGGCAAG AAATTGCGTGATGGCTATAAAATGGGATGGGGTATAATGTGTCGCTGCTGCCGCACTCTG GTTAGTCCATCGCAGTTTGAGGCTCATGCTGGTCGTGCCTCGCACCGGAAACC CTACATGCATATCTACacgtcaaatggggtgtcccTCCATGAATTCGCTGTTTCCATGTCGAAAGGGCACAAGTTATCTGCAGATGGTGGGAAACTTGTGCTTTGTGATGGGTGTTCCGGGGCCTTCCACGAAGATGAGGTTATGATTTATGATGTGCATGTTGATGTTGATTTTTCTTCACATTTACCTAAAGAATCACGCCTTTTCCTGTGA
- the LOC140865155 gene encoding uncharacterized protein isoform X1, with the protein MSLEVEVLESEESNSRKMEISKKVATKGRPTTVKELFGTGLLEGYPVFYNGGKRRFPLRGSIKDTGILCFCTPCKGVRVVPPCQFEIHACKSQRRASQYICLENGKSLLDVVKECRKSSVKTLEETIHKFVGPMSVKESVVCMNCQGTFLAAASEVEPLCDSCMIIENSEIDTECANSRHLELASNLKSPKRSPLQISSRRGQQKIMKISSPHQPVPKFSGSALASHLKSSSDLRANGTMRDINTRKILKKCSNASLSRPLKSGSSHISMKSKSSSKVTKKYQTMHRMVFEDGGLPDGTEVAYYSNGKKLRDGYKMGWGIMCRCCRTLVSPSQFEAHAGRASHRKPYMHIYTSNGVSLHEFAVSMSKGHKLSADGGKLVLCDGCSGAFHEDEVMIYDVHVDVDFSSHLPKESRLFL; encoded by the exons ATGTCTTTGGAAGTGGAGGTATTGGAGAGCGAGGAGTCGAATTCAAGGAAGATGGAGATTTCTAAGAAGGTTGCGACAAAAGGGAGGCCGACAACGGTGAAGGAGCTCTTTGGGACTGGATTGCTGGAAGGGTATCCAGTTTTCTACAATGGCGGCAAGAGG CGATTTCCACTACGTGGTAGCATAAAAGATACTGGAATCTTGTGTTTTTGCACTCCATGCAAGGGAGTTAGG GTAGTTCCACCATGTCAGTTTGAGATCCATGCATGTAAATCACAGCGGCGTGCCTCACAGTATATATGCTTAGAGAATGGGAAAAGCCTCCTTGATGTTGTCAAAGAATGCCGAAAGTCATCTGTAAAGACATTAGAAGAGACAATTCATAAATTCGTAGGCCCTATGTCTGTGAAAGAATCTGTTGTTTGCATGAATTGCCAGG GAACATTTCTTGCAGCAGCTTCAGAAGTGGAACCGCTTTGTGATTCTTGCATGATTATTGAGAATTCAGAAATTGATACAGAATGTGCAAACTCTAG GCATTTAGAGTTAGCGTCTAATTTAAAATCTCCAAAAAGATCCCCATTGCAGATTTCATCAAGAAGGGGCCAGCAGAAGATAATGAAAAT TTCAAGTCCTCATCAACCAGTCCCAAAGTTTTCTGGAAGTGCTTTGGCAAGCCATTTGAAGTCATCTTCTGATTTACGTGCTAATGGAACCATGAGAGACATCAATACGAGAAAGATCTTAAAGAA GTGTTCAAATGCGTCACTCTCCAGGCCCTTAAAAAGTGGATCTTCACACATATCAATGAAATCAAAGAGTTCATCAAAAGTTACTAAAAA GTATCAGACAATGCATAGGATGGTCTTTGAAGATGGTGGATTACCAGATGGAACTGAAGTTGCTTATTATTCTAATGGCAAG AAATTGCGTGATGGCTATAAAATGGGATGGGGTATAATGTGTCGCTGCTGCCGCACTCTG GTTAGTCCATCGCAGTTTGAGGCTCATGCTGGTCGTGCCTCGCACCGGAAACC CTACATGCATATCTACacgtcaaatggggtgtcccTCCATGAATTCGCTGTTTCCATGTCGAAAGGGCACAAGTTATCTGCAGATGGTGGGAAACTTGTGCTTTGTGATGGGTGTTCCGGGGCCTTCCACGAAGATGAGGTTATGATTTATGATGTGCATGTTGATGTTGATTTTTCTTCACATTTACCTAAAGAATCACGCCTTTTCCTGTGA
- the LOC140866508 gene encoding light-harvesting complex-like protein OHP2, chloroplastic, which translates to MSVASSSSIPCIKLHNYTSYSPSSSSPTLKFTVRSSQAEGPIRRPVAPTPVKPVPPASPPPSAPPKPAVAAAGVDKNVITLEFQRQKAKELQEYFKQKKLEDDDQGPFFGFIGKNEISNGRWAMFGFAVGMLTEYATGSDFVDQLKILLSNFGILDLE; encoded by the exons ATGTCTGTAGCGTCATCTTCTTCGATCCCATGCATCAAACTTCACAATTACACTTCGTACTCCCCGTCTTCTTCCTCTCCCACCCTCAAATTCACCGTTAGAAGCTCTCAAGCTGAGGGGCCCATCAGAAGACCGGTGGCCCCTACGCCAGTAAAGCCCGTGCCGCCGGCTTCTCCGCCGCCGAGTGCTCCTCCCAAGCCGGCGGTTGCGGCTGCTGGGGTAGACAAGAATGTGATTACCCTGGAGTTTCAGAGACAGAAGGCCAAAGAGCTGCAAGAATATTTCAAGCAGAAGAAGCTCGAAGATGATGATCAAGGTCCCTTCTTTGGTTTCATTGGCAAGAATGAGATCTCCAATGGCAG ATGGGCGATGTTTGGTTTTGCTGTGGGAATGTTAACAGAATATGCAACTGGCTCCGACTTTGTGGATCAACTTAAAATCCTCCTCTCCAATTTCGGGATTCTTGATCTAGAATGA
- the LOC140863426 gene encoding uncharacterized protein, with translation MQTRVKRARRLHPLLPVKFLYPPPSKAFYCSSSVESETQARIHEDLRKFQVLVQQKRTETAKRLLRELTTVYSVSQLFAAFSQSSPPASVKPVFTNTLLTIYAESKLSNEAGQLFSLIRKDGNFPSLSAFNLFLESLVNLSQFRKTVEIFNEVVNVGIWVDAFSYGKAIQSVVKLGDLKKGLELMNQMKRCGVKPNGFVYNVLIGGLCKEKRLNDAKKLFEEMLERKIGPNRVTYNSLIDGCCKAGDLEGAFDFREKMKNDKVEPNVSTYNTLLSGLCKMGRMDESNGILEEMAACGFVPDGFTYSILFDGHIRRGNAEASVALYEDATKQGVKINEYSCSILLNGLCKEGKMDKTEELLRKFKESGVVLTEVMLNTIVNGYCKLGLMDKAFQVIDEMGIAGVEPSCITYNAVISKFCSLGQMDTANEWFKKMVDDGICPSVQTYNTLIDGYGHNCQFERCLEILEEMENNGIKPSVVTYGSVINNLSKKGRRLEAEVIYHDMLNRGISPNVQIYNMLIDSHCMGGSTGDAFKVLDEMVKSDVLPTIVTYNVLINGLCKKGRVVEAEEIASSIVSKGLSPDVITYNSLISGFSDAGDLEKCLKLYEKMKISGSKPTVNTYHPLIRICKKEGLSLVEKLVLEMCQRDLIPDRILYNELIRCCVEHGDIQKATAWYSEMSNRGIPPDKMTYTSLIMKCLKEGNLQGARDHFDELCIKGLAPNDETFNILIDGHCKLKDFDGACLWYKEMLKTGFLPSVHVCNEVLSGLKEEGRLKEAETICDEMSIKGVNVLSLNEVHLSAAVKM, from the coding sequence ATGCAAACCAGAGTGAAAAGGGCGAGGCGTTTGCACCCTCTCCTTCCAGTGAAATTCCTTTATCCGCCTCCCTCCAAAGCcttctactgctcctcatcTGTAGAATCTGAAACTCAAGCCCGGATCCATGAAGACTTGCGGAAGTTCCAGGTTTTAGTTCAGCAGAAACGCACCGAAACAgcgaaaaggctcctccgagaACTAACGACGGTATACTCTGTTTCGCAACTATTCGCTGCCTTCTCGCAGTCGTCGCCTCCTGCAAGCGTGAAGCCTGTTTTTACCAATACGCTTTTAACAATTTATGCTGAGTCCAAGCTCTCCAATGAGGCTGGCCAACTGTTTAGTTTGATTAGAAAAGATGGTAATttcccctccctctctgctttTAATTTGTTTCTGGAATCTTTGGTGAATTTGAGTCAGTTTAGAAAAACCGTGGAGATATTTAATGAAGTCGTCAATGTTGGTATTTGGGTGGACGCGTTTAGTTACGGGAAAGCTATACAATCGGTGGTGAAGTTGGGCGATTTAAAGAAGGGTTTGGAGTTGATGAATCAGATGAAGAGATGCGGGGTGAAGCCGAACGGTTTTGTGTATAATGTTTTGATTGGCGGGTTGTGTAAGGAAAAAAGATTGAACGATGCGAAGAAGTTGTTTGAAGAAATGCTCGAGAGGAAAATAGGGCCAAATAGAGTGACTTATAATAGTCTAATTGATGGGTGTTGTAAAGCTGGGGATTTAGAGGGGGCATTTGATTTCagagaaaagatgaaaaatGATAAAGTGGAACCAAATGTTTCAACTTATAACACTTTGCTTAGTGGGCTTTGTAAAATGGGAAGAATGGACGAATCCAACGGGATTTTGGAGGAAATGGCAGCCTGTGGGTTCGTTCCTGATGGATTTACTTATAGTATTCTTTTTGACGGACACATAAGGCGTGGGAATGCAGAGGCTTCAGTGGCATTATATGAGGATGCCACAAAACAAGGAGTGAAGATTAATGAGTATAGCTGTAGCATCTTGTTGAATGGATTATGCAAGGAAGGTAAGATGGATAAAACAGAGGAGTTATTGAGAAAGTTTAAGGAATCGGGGGTTGTCTTGACGGAGGTGATGTTGAACACCATTGTTAATGGGTACTGCAAACTAGGACTTATGGACAAGGCATTTCAGGTTATTGATGAAATGGGAATTGCAGGGGTGGAACCTAGTTGCATCACATATAATGCAGTGATCAGCAAATTCTGTAGTTTAGGTCAGATGGATACTGCAAACGAGTGGTTCAAGAAGATGGTAGATGATGGAATTTGTCCAAGTGTGCAGACGTATAACACCTTAATAGATGGCTACGGACATAATTGTCAGTTTGAAAGATGTTTAGAGATTCTTGAGGAAATGGAAAATAATGGGATTAAGCCTAGTGTTGTCACCTATGGCTCTGTGATTAATAATTTATCCAAGAAGGGGCGGCGTCTTGAAGCGGAAGTCATTTACCATGACATGCTGAACAGAGGCATTTCTCCAAATGTGCAAATATACAATATGCTGATTGACAGCCACTGCATGGGAGGAAGTACTGGAGATGCTTTCAAAGTTTTGGATGAGATGGTAAAAAGTGATGTATTGCCAACCATTGTGACATACAATGTACTAATCAATGGGCTCTGCAAAAAGGGTAGGGTTGTCGAAGCTGAAGAAATAGCCTCTAGTATCGTGAGTAAAGGCTTAAGCCCTGATGTCATCACATATAATTCATTAATATCTGGTTTCTCAGATGCTGGGGACCTAGAGAAGTGTTTGAAGTTATACGAGAAGATGAAAATTTCAGGCAGTAAGCCTACAGTAAACACATATCATCCTCTCATAAGAATATGCAAAAAGGAAGGATTAAGTCTTGTGGAGAAATTAGTTCTAGAAATGTGCCAGAGAGATCTGATTCCAGACCGAATTTTGTACAACGAACTCATCCGTTGTTGTGTTGAGCATGGTGACATTCAGAAAGCAACTGCCTGGTACAGTGAGATGTCGAATCGGGGAATTCCTCCGGACAAGATGACTTATACTAGCTTGATCATGAAATGCTTAAAAGAGGGAAACCTGCAGGGTGCAAGGGATCATTTTGATGAACTGTGTATCAAAGGATTGGCCCCCAATGATGAAACTTTTAATATACTAATTGATGGCCACTGCAAGCTTAAGGATTTTGACGGGGCATGCCTGTGGTACAAAGAAATGTTGAAGACTGGTTTTCTACCATCTGTTCATGTTTGTAACGAGGTACTTTCTGGCCTTAAAGAGGAAGGAAGATTAAAGGAGGCTGAGACCATCTGCGATGAAATGAGTATCAAGGGAGTTAATGTTTTGAGCTTGAATGAGGTTCATCTTTCAGCTGCTGTGAAAATGTAG
- the LOC140865155 gene encoding uncharacterized protein isoform X3: MSLEVEVLESEESNSRKMEISKKVATKGRPTTVKELFGTGLLEGYPVFYNGGKRRFPLRGSIKDTGILCFCTPCKGVRVVPPCQFEIHACKSQRRASQYICLENGKSLLDVVKECRKSSVKTLEETIHKFVGPMSVKESVVCMNCQGTFLAAASEVEPLCDSCMIIENSEIDTECANSRHLELASNLKSPKRSPLQISSRRGQQKIMKISSPHQPVPKFSGSALASHLKSSSDLRANGTMRDINTRKILKKCSNASLSRPLKSGSSHISMKSKSSSKVTKKYQTMHRMVFEDGGLPDGTEVAYYSNGKKLRDGYKMGWGIMCRCCRTLVSPSQFEAHAGRASHRKPYVLHAYLHVKWGVPP, from the exons ATGTCTTTGGAAGTGGAGGTATTGGAGAGCGAGGAGTCGAATTCAAGGAAGATGGAGATTTCTAAGAAGGTTGCGACAAAAGGGAGGCCGACAACGGTGAAGGAGCTCTTTGGGACTGGATTGCTGGAAGGGTATCCAGTTTTCTACAATGGCGGCAAGAGG CGATTTCCACTACGTGGTAGCATAAAAGATACTGGAATCTTGTGTTTTTGCACTCCATGCAAGGGAGTTAGG GTAGTTCCACCATGTCAGTTTGAGATCCATGCATGTAAATCACAGCGGCGTGCCTCACAGTATATATGCTTAGAGAATGGGAAAAGCCTCCTTGATGTTGTCAAAGAATGCCGAAAGTCATCTGTAAAGACATTAGAAGAGACAATTCATAAATTCGTAGGCCCTATGTCTGTGAAAGAATCTGTTGTTTGCATGAATTGCCAGG GAACATTTCTTGCAGCAGCTTCAGAAGTGGAACCGCTTTGTGATTCTTGCATGATTATTGAGAATTCAGAAATTGATACAGAATGTGCAAACTCTAG GCATTTAGAGTTAGCGTCTAATTTAAAATCTCCAAAAAGATCCCCATTGCAGATTTCATCAAGAAGGGGCCAGCAGAAGATAATGAAAAT TTCAAGTCCTCATCAACCAGTCCCAAAGTTTTCTGGAAGTGCTTTGGCAAGCCATTTGAAGTCATCTTCTGATTTACGTGCTAATGGAACCATGAGAGACATCAATACGAGAAAGATCTTAAAGAA GTGTTCAAATGCGTCACTCTCCAGGCCCTTAAAAAGTGGATCTTCACACATATCAATGAAATCAAAGAGTTCATCAAAAGTTACTAAAAA GTATCAGACAATGCATAGGATGGTCTTTGAAGATGGTGGATTACCAGATGGAACTGAAGTTGCTTATTATTCTAATGGCAAG AAATTGCGTGATGGCTATAAAATGGGATGGGGTATAATGTGTCGCTGCTGCCGCACTCTG GTTAGTCCATCGCAGTTTGAGGCTCATGCTGGTCGTGCCTCGCACCGGAAACCGTATGTG CTACATGCATATCTACacgtcaaatggggtgtcccTCCATGA